The Deltaproteobacteria bacterium nucleotide sequence GTCGTACCCGCGGGAAGCACCCCATCCCCGATGGATCAGGTGTGGAATTTTTTCATATCCGTGAAGCTTGCCATCTTCACGCTGATCATCCTTGCCATCGCCTCGATCTTCGGGACGATCGTCGAACAAAACCAACCCCCGGAAAAGTACCACCAGATCTACGAGGACTGGGCGTTCGCTCTGATGAATCGGATCAACCTGTTCGACATGTACCATTCCTGGTGGTTTCTGGCCCTCCTGGTCCTCTTCACGGTGAACCTGACCTGCTGCACGATCGACCGCTTCCCGAAGATGCTCAAGGTCGTGCGGAACCCGAGATCGAAGCTCGACGGAAGCCTCGAAAAAACGCTGTCGCTCACGGACCGATGGAAGAAGAAGGGGACCATTTCGGACTGGGTGGCGAAGTATTCCTGGGCGCTGTCCGCCGCCTTCGCGAAGCCGAAGGTCGCCGAGGAGGGTGGCGAGGTCCATCTGTACGCCGAGACCGGCGTGGCCTCCCGGTTCGGCGTCTACGTGACGCACCTCTCCATCGTGATCATCTTCATCGGGGCGATCCTCGGCAACGTCCTCGGCTTCAAGGGGTACGTGAACATCCCCGAAGGCGAGGCGGTCACGCAGGTCCCTGTGCGTGGCGGAAGCCGCATCCAGGACCTCGGGTTCACGGTGCGCTGCAACAGCTTCCGGGTGGAGACGTATCCGAGCGGCCAGCCCAAGGCGTACATCTCCGACCTGAGTGTCCTCGAGGGGGGCCGGGAGGTCCTGCGCAAGCAGGATGTCGTAGTGAACGACCCGCTTCAGTACAAGGGGATCTGGTTCTACCAGTCGAGCTACGGACAGGCGGGGGAAACGACGGCGCTGGTATCGGTCCGCCGTCCCGACGGCAGCCCCGGGAAGATC carries:
- a CDS encoding cytochrome c biogenesis protein ResB, encoding MDQVWNFFISVKLAIFTLIILAIASIFGTIVEQNQPPEKYHQIYEDWAFALMNRINLFDMYHSWWFLALLVLFTVNLTCCTIDRFPKMLKVVRNPRSKLDGSLEKTLSLTDRWKKKGTISDWVAKYSWALSAAFAKPKVAEEGGEVHLYAETGVASRFGVYVTHLSIVIIFIGAILGNVLGFKGYVNIPEGEAVTQVPVRGGSRIQDLGFTVRCNSFRVETYPSGQPKAYISDLSVLEGGREVLRKQDVVVNDPLQYKGIWFYQSSYGQAGETTALVSVRRPDGSPGKILSLAPNEPVPIEGYGTVRGVNYDQNFQGRGPALQVVVEKPGKPADNFWLLQQLPDQDRQRNDALAFSFGGLDSKMFTGLQVARDPGVNVVWLGCALMIIGITMAFFLSHQRVWVRLAQGQDGRVEVVLAGSASRNRLAFEKRFAKIQTGVKAVGQ